In a genomic window of Flavobacterium sp. KACC 22761:
- the fabF gene encoding beta-ketoacyl-ACP synthase II produces MALRRVVVTGLGALTPIGNNIQEYWNALVNGVSGAAPITYYDTEKHKTKFACEVKNFNIEDYMDRKESRRLDKFAQYAIAASDEAIKDAGITNDNVNKQRVGVIWGAGIGGLETFQEEVMYYAKGDGTPKFNPFFIPKMIADIAPAHISMRNGYMGPNYTTVSACASSANALIDAFNYIRLGMCDVIVSGGSEAAVTIAGMGGFSSMHALSTRNESPETASRPFDATRDGFVLGEGAGALVLEDYEHAKARGAKIYCEIGGGGMSSDAYHLTAPHPEGIGVIAVMENTLRDAGMKPEDVDHINTHGTSTPLGDVAELKAISAVFGDHAKNININSTKSMTGHLLGAAGAIEAIASILAMQHGIVPPTINHSVVDEKIDPSLNLTLNKPQKREVNVAMSNTFGFGGHNACVLFKKFVD; encoded by the coding sequence ATGGCATTAAGGCGAGTTGTTGTAACAGGATTAGGTGCACTTACTCCTATAGGGAATAATATCCAAGAATATTGGAATGCACTTGTGAATGGAGTAAGCGGAGCCGCTCCTATCACATATTATGATACAGAGAAGCATAAAACGAAATTTGCCTGCGAAGTAAAAAACTTCAATATTGAAGATTACATGGATCGCAAGGAATCTCGAAGACTAGATAAATTTGCTCAATATGCAATTGCTGCCAGTGATGAAGCTATTAAAGATGCTGGAATCACAAATGATAACGTAAACAAACAAAGAGTTGGTGTTATCTGGGGAGCAGGTATTGGCGGTTTAGAGACTTTTCAAGAAGAAGTAATGTATTATGCGAAAGGCGATGGAACCCCAAAATTCAATCCGTTTTTTATTCCAAAAATGATCGCTGATATCGCTCCTGCACATATTTCTATGCGTAATGGCTATATGGGACCAAATTATACGACAGTTTCTGCATGTGCATCATCAGCAAATGCGCTAATTGATGCTTTCAACTACATTCGTTTAGGAATGTGTGATGTTATCGTATCTGGAGGTTCTGAAGCTGCTGTTACCATTGCAGGTATGGGAGGTTTTAGCTCAATGCACGCTTTATCTACAAGAAATGAAAGTCCAGAAACAGCTTCAAGACCTTTTGACGCAACTAGAGATGGTTTCGTTTTAGGAGAAGGAGCAGGAGCTTTGGTTCTTGAAGATTATGAGCATGCAAAAGCAAGAGGTGCAAAAATCTATTGCGAAATTGGTGGTGGCGGAATGTCATCTGATGCGTACCACTTAACAGCGCCACATCCAGAAGGAATTGGAGTTATTGCCGTAATGGAAAATACTTTAAGAGATGCTGGAATGAAGCCTGAAGATGTTGATCATATCAATACTCACGGAACTTCGACTCCATTAGGAGACGTTGCGGAGTTAAAAGCAATTAGTGCAGTTTTTGGTGATCATGCTAAAAATATCAATATCAATTCAACAAAATCAATGACAGGACACTTGCTTGGTGCTGCTGGAGCTATTGAGGCAATTGCTTCAATTTTGGCAATGCAACACGGAATTGTTCCTCCAACGATTAATCATAGTGTTGTGGATGAAAAAATCGATCCATCTTTGAATCTTACCTTAAACAAACCTCAAAAAAGAGAGGTAAATGTTGCGATGAGCAACACGTTTGGATTTGGTGGACACAATGCTTGTGTATTGTTTAAAAAATTCGTTGACTAA
- a CDS encoding acyl carrier protein encodes MSDIASRVKAIIVDKLGVDENEVVTEASFTNDLGADSLDTVELIMEFEKEFDIQIPDDQAENIATVGQAISYIEEAKK; translated from the coding sequence ATGTCAGACATTGCATCAAGAGTAAAAGCGATTATCGTAGACAAATTAGGTGTTGACGAAAACGAAGTTGTAACAGAAGCAAGCTTCACTAATGATTTAGGAGCTGACTCATTAGACACTGTTGAGCTTATTATGGAATTCGAAAAAGAATTTGATATTCAAATTCCAGACGATCAAGCAGAAAACATTGCTACTGTAGGTCAAGCTATTTCTTATATCGAGGAAGCAAAAAAATAA
- a CDS encoding superoxide dismutase — protein MAFELPQLPYAYDALEPHIDARTMEIHHTKHHNAYTTNLNAAIAGTDLEGKTIENILINLDKSNAAVRNNGGGFYNHNLFWTVMSPNGGGLPTGDLLAAIESSFGSFEEFKAKFAKAGATQFGSGWAWLTVQKGGKLEVVGTPNQDNPLMPEVAGHGGTPILGMDVWEHAYYLNYQNRRPDYIEAFFSVINWTEVARRFALDK, from the coding sequence ATGGCTTTTGAATTACCACAATTACCTTATGCATATGATGCATTAGAACCACATATTGATGCACGTACAATGGAAATCCATCATACAAAGCACCACAATGCATACACTACAAATCTTAATGCAGCTATCGCTGGAACAGATTTAGAAGGAAAAACAATCGAAAATATCTTGATCAACTTAGATAAATCAAATGCAGCAGTTCGTAACAATGGTGGAGGTTTCTACAACCACAACTTATTCTGGACTGTAATGTCTCCAAACGGAGGAGGATTGCCAACAGGTGATTTGTTAGCTGCAATTGAGTCTTCTTTCGGATCTTTCGAAGAATTTAAAGCAAAATTTGCTAAAGCTGGAGCAACTCAATTTGGTTCTGGATGGGCTTGGTTAACAGTTCAAAAAGGAGGGAAATTAGAAGTTGTAGGTACTCCAAATCAAGATAATCCATTAATGCCAGAAGTTGCTGGTCACGGTGGAACTCCAATCTTAGGAATGGACGTTTGGGAGCACGCTTACTACTTGAACTACCAAAACAGAAGACCAGATTATATCGAAGCTTTCTTTAGCGTAATCAACTGGACAGAAGTTGCAAGAAGATTTGCTTTAGATAAATAA
- a CDS encoding amidophosphoribosyltransferase yields the protein MSDALKHECGIALVRLLKPLEYYKEKYGTAFYGIQKMYLMMEKQHNRGQDGAGFASIKLDVEPGQRYISRVRSNHAQPIQDVFKQINERVSEELKAHPELGDNMKELKANIPYVGELFLGHVRYGTFGKNSIESVHPFLRQSNWMHRNLILAGNFNMTNVKELFENLVELGQHPKEMADTVTVMEKIGHFLDKEVMQLYQDCKAEGYSKREASPVIAERLDIAKILARSAKNLDGGYAMAGLLGHGDAFVFRDPAGIRPAYFYQDDEVVVVASERPVIQTVFNVPFESVQEIDPGNALIIKKNGKVSMNQILEPTVKKACSFERIYFSRGSDAEIYQERKDLGKLILPAVLKAIDSDTDNTVFSYIPNTAETSFYGLVEAAQDFLNQRKNNYILENRNTLTAETLQELLSVKIRTEKVAIKDAKLRTFITEDSSRDDLVAHVYDVTYGVIKPEDNLVIIDDSIVRGTTLKMSIIKMMDRLKPKRIVIVSSAPQIRYPDCYGIDMAKLEGLVAFRAALALLKERNLYHIVDEVYAKCKAQENFADKDVVNYVTAIYDQFTDEEISEKIAEMLSSPEINAEVKIIFQTVDDLHKACPKNLGDWYFTGDYPTPGGNRVVNRAFMNFYEGKDARAY from the coding sequence ATGAGCGACGCTTTAAAACACGAATGTGGTATAGCCTTAGTTAGACTACTAAAACCGCTTGAATATTATAAAGAAAAATACGGAACTGCTTTCTACGGAATCCAGAAGATGTATTTAATGATGGAAAAACAGCACAACCGCGGACAAGACGGAGCTGGTTTTGCAAGCATTAAATTGGATGTTGAACCTGGACAGCGCTACATCAGCAGAGTTCGTTCTAATCATGCTCAACCAATACAAGATGTTTTCAAACAAATCAATGAGCGCGTTAGTGAAGAACTAAAAGCGCATCCTGAATTGGGAGACAATATGAAAGAACTAAAAGCAAACATTCCTTATGTAGGAGAATTGTTTTTAGGTCACGTTCGTTATGGAACTTTCGGAAAAAACAGCATTGAAAGTGTGCACCCATTCTTGCGTCAAAGCAACTGGATGCACCGTAACTTGATTTTGGCAGGAAACTTCAACATGACAAATGTTAAAGAACTTTTCGAAAATCTTGTTGAATTAGGACAGCATCCAAAAGAAATGGCGGATACTGTAACAGTAATGGAAAAAATTGGTCACTTCTTAGACAAAGAAGTTATGCAATTGTACCAAGACTGTAAAGCTGAAGGTTATTCAAAAAGAGAAGCTTCTCCGGTAATTGCAGAGCGTTTGGATATTGCTAAAATTCTAGCTCGTTCAGCTAAAAACTTAGATGGCGGTTATGCAATGGCTGGTTTATTAGGTCATGGTGACGCTTTTGTTTTTAGAGATCCAGCAGGAATTCGTCCAGCTTATTTTTATCAAGATGATGAAGTAGTAGTTGTAGCTTCTGAAAGACCAGTTATTCAAACGGTATTCAATGTTCCTTTTGAAAGCGTTCAAGAAATCGATCCAGGAAACGCGTTGATTATCAAGAAAAACGGAAAAGTTTCTATGAACCAAATCTTGGAACCAACCGTTAAAAAGGCTTGTTCTTTTGAAAGAATCTATTTCTCAAGAGGAAGTGATGCTGAAATCTACCAAGAACGTAAAGATTTAGGAAAATTAATTTTACCTGCGGTTCTTAAAGCGATTGACAGCGATACAGACAACACTGTTTTCTCTTATATTCCAAATACAGCCGAAACTTCTTTTTATGGTTTAGTTGAAGCTGCTCAGGATTTCTTAAACCAAAGAAAAAACAATTATATTCTAGAAAATAGAAATACATTAACTGCAGAAACACTTCAGGAGCTTTTGTCTGTCAAAATACGTACAGAAAAAGTAGCGATTAAAGACGCTAAACTTAGAACTTTTATCACTGAAGACAGCAGCCGTGATGATTTGGTCGCTCACGTTTACGACGTTACGTATGGTGTAATTAAACCAGAAGACAACTTGGTTATTATCGACGACAGTATTGTTCGTGGTACTACATTAAAAATGAGTATCATTAAAATGATGGATCGTTTGAAACCAAAACGTATCGTAATTGTTTCATCGGCACCACAAATCCGTTACCCGGATTGTTACGGAATTGATATGGCAAAACTAGAAGGTCTGGTTGCTTTTAGAGCCGCTCTTGCTTTATTAAAAGAAAGAAACTTGTACCATATTGTAGATGAAGTTTATGCTAAATGTAAAGCACAAGAAAATTTCGCAGATAAAGATGTCGTTAATTATGTTACCGCAATATACGATCAATTTACAGATGAGGAGATTTCAGAAAAAATAGCTGAAATGTTAAGCTCTCCAGAAATTAATGCCGAAGTAAAAATCATTTTCCAAACCGTAGATGATTTACACAAAGCATGTCCTAAAAATTTAGGAGATTGGTACTTTACAGGAGATTATCCAACTCCTGGAGGAAACCGTGTTGTGAATCGTGCATTCATGAATTTTTACGAAGGAAAAGACGCTAGAGCTTACTAA
- a CDS encoding 50S ribosomal protein L25/general stress protein Ctc: MKSITIKGSERESVGKVSTKALRNAGAVPCVLYGGNQAVHFSADAAAFKNLVYTPNAHTVVIELGKGKSFNAILQDIQVHPVTDKILHIDFFQLFDDKEITMEVPVKIVGTSKGVLAGGVLRLNQRKLKVKALPANLPDFVEADITPLEMGNKLYVTKVGKPEYKIMHPDNTVVCQVRISRAAMKAAQEAAKAAKAPAKGKKK, from the coding sequence ATGAAATCGATTACAATTAAAGGATCAGAAAGAGAAAGCGTGGGCAAAGTGTCAACTAAAGCCTTACGTAATGCTGGAGCGGTTCCTTGCGTGTTATACGGAGGAAATCAAGCAGTACACTTCTCAGCAGACGCTGCAGCGTTCAAAAACTTGGTTTACACTCCAAACGCACACACAGTTGTGATTGAGCTTGGAAAAGGAAAATCATTCAATGCAATTTTGCAAGATATCCAAGTTCACCCAGTTACTGACAAAATTTTACACATCGACTTCTTCCAATTGTTTGATGACAAAGAAATCACAATGGAAGTTCCTGTGAAAATCGTTGGTACATCTAAAGGTGTTCTTGCGGGAGGTGTTTTACGTTTGAACCAACGTAAATTAAAAGTGAAAGCTTTACCAGCAAATCTTCCTGATTTCGTTGAAGCTGACATCACTCCACTTGAAATGGGTAACAAATTATACGTTACTAAAGTTGGAAAACCAGAGTACAAAATTATGCACCCAGACAACACTGTTGTTTGTCAAGTGAGAATCTCTCGTGCTGCTATGAAAGCTGCTCAAGAGGCTGCAAAAGCTGCAAAAGCTCCTGCAAAAGGAAAGAAAAAATAA
- the rnhA gene encoding ribonuclease HI, protein MNHEVHIYTDGAAKGNPGNGGYGVVMELVGTPHKKEFYEGFRLTTNNRMELLAVIVGLEKLKKPNMKVLVISDSKYVVDSVEKKWVLGWEKKKFVGRKNPDLWKRFLISYRKHQVDFKWIKGHNNHPQNERCDQLAVMASMQPKLSVDEYYETIGSKE, encoded by the coding sequence ATGAATCACGAAGTACATATATATACAGATGGCGCCGCAAAAGGAAATCCAGGAAATGGAGGTTATGGGGTCGTGATGGAATTGGTTGGAACTCCACATAAAAAAGAATTCTACGAAGGTTTTCGTTTAACCACTAACAACAGAATGGAACTTCTTGCTGTAATTGTTGGCTTAGAAAAACTAAAAAAACCGAATATGAAGGTTTTAGTAATTTCCGATTCTAAATATGTCGTTGATTCTGTCGAAAAAAAATGGGTTTTGGGTTGGGAAAAGAAGAAATTTGTCGGACGCAAAAATCCCGATTTATGGAAACGTTTTTTAATATCCTACCGAAAACATCAAGTAGATTTTAAATGGATAAAAGGCCATAACAATCATCCGCAAAATGAGCGCTGTGACCAATTGGCTGTAATGGCGTCAATGCAACCGAAACTTTCTGTTGATGAATATTATGAAACCATTGGATCTAAAGAATAA
- the rnc gene encoding ribonuclease III: MNIIKKIFSKSRSLEDGIFFDTIQKILGFPPVNIDFYRKAFTHRSSNKLDEHGQPINYERLEFLGDAMLSAVIAAHLFNKAPNGDEGYLTKMRSKIVSREHLNELGKDLNLVRFVESKVPIQHFGENIHGNIFESLVGAIYLDKGYSFCERFIQKRVITPYVDIARLEGKVISYKSLVIEWCQKEKRVFHYDIFEDNGIDGQRLFGVKLSIDNKVIARARATSKKKAEEKASQRAYFAFQEKIDKK, from the coding sequence ATGAATATTATCAAAAAAATATTTTCTAAATCCCGTTCTCTAGAAGACGGGATTTTTTTTGACACTATTCAGAAAATTCTTGGTTTTCCGCCTGTCAATATTGATTTTTATAGAAAAGCCTTTACACATCGTTCATCAAATAAGTTAGATGAACATGGACAACCCATAAATTACGAACGATTGGAATTTTTAGGTGATGCCATGTTAAGTGCTGTAATTGCTGCACATTTATTTAATAAAGCACCAAACGGAGACGAAGGGTATTTGACAAAAATGCGATCTAAAATAGTGAGCCGCGAACATTTGAATGAACTCGGAAAAGATTTGAATTTGGTTCGCTTTGTGGAGAGCAAAGTACCAATTCAGCATTTTGGAGAAAACATACACGGTAATATTTTCGAGTCATTAGTTGGTGCAATTTATTTAGACAAAGGATATTCTTTCTGCGAGCGTTTTATTCAAAAAAGAGTAATTACGCCTTATGTTGATATCGCCCGTTTGGAAGGAAAAGTTATCAGTTATAAAAGTTTGGTTATCGAATGGTGTCAGAAAGAAAAAAGAGTTTTTCATTACGACATTTTTGAGGATAACGGTATTGACGGTCAGCGCTTATTTGGCGTAAAACTGAGCATTGACAATAAAGTAATCGCTAGAGCGCGTGCAACTTCAAAAAAGAAGGCAGAAGAGAAAGCATCACAAAGAGCTTATTTTGCATTTCAGGAGAAAATAGACAAGAAATAG
- a CDS encoding alpha/beta hydrolase family protein, whose translation MLLIFLFFVTNSTVATPSNFTTKEIKFVSEGISLAGTVFTPNNIQAAVVIVHGSGQEKRMIEFATTLANNGIAVLTYDKRGVGESGGVYAGPEVGTNNVDFANLTLLSLDASAAINALSKSLSNNKISIGLIGGSQAGWIIPLAAEKNKKVKFMTLFSGALITVKEQLRFQFYTNGDKNFWDAHSEEDARKHIFNDPDRYEFIDTNPKDVLSKLSIPGLWIFGGKDIQVPVKLSIEYLDKLKSTGKPYEYKLFPNLGHNTAFSKSEEPMKDAIRWIKNIK comes from the coding sequence TTGCTTTTAATATTCTTGTTTTTTGTAACTAATTCTACAGTAGCAACTCCATCAAACTTTACCACTAAAGAAATAAAATTTGTTAGCGAAGGAATTTCACTCGCTGGAACTGTTTTTACGCCTAACAACATACAAGCTGCTGTTGTGATTGTTCATGGATCTGGACAAGAAAAAAGAATGATCGAATTTGCTACAACTCTAGCCAACAACGGAATTGCAGTTTTGACGTATGACAAACGCGGAGTTGGAGAATCCGGAGGTGTGTATGCAGGACCTGAAGTAGGAACAAACAATGTTGATTTCGCCAATCTAACTCTTTTGTCTTTAGATGCAAGCGCTGCCATAAATGCTTTATCTAAATCTTTATCAAATAATAAAATATCAATCGGTTTAATAGGCGGAAGTCAAGCAGGATGGATCATTCCATTAGCGGCAGAGAAAAATAAGAAAGTTAAATTTATGACCCTATTTAGCGGAGCTCTTATAACGGTTAAAGAACAATTGAGATTCCAGTTTTACACCAATGGAGATAAAAATTTTTGGGATGCGCATTCCGAAGAAGATGCCCGAAAACATATATTCAATGACCCAGACAGATACGAGTTTATCGATACGAATCCTAAAGATGTTCTTTCTAAATTGTCAATTCCGGGATTGTGGATTTTTGGTGGTAAAGATATTCAAGTTCCTGTGAAGCTATCAATCGAATATCTAGATAAATTAAAATCTACAGGAAAACCTTATGAATATAAATTATTTCCAAACTTGGGGCACAATACAGCATTTTCCAAATCTGAGGAACCCATGAAGGATGCGATCAGATGGATAAAAAATATAAAATAA
- the pth gene encoding aminoacyl-tRNA hydrolase, whose protein sequence is MIKWITKLFSSIPKEESTEDNMKKYLIVGLGNIGAEYVNTRHNIGFKVLDFLAKKESLSFETVKLGALAEYKFKGRTFFLLKPNTYMNLSGKAVKYWMDKENIPLENVLVITDDLNLSFGTIRIKPKGSDGGHNGLKNINLVLNTQNYTRFRFGISDQFKKGQQVDYVLGEWNDEENSKLPERLEISSEIIKSFGTAGLENTMTAFNGK, encoded by the coding sequence ATGATAAAATGGATAACAAAACTGTTTTCATCAATACCAAAGGAAGAGAGCACAGAAGACAATATGAAAAAATACTTAATTGTAGGATTAGGAAATATAGGCGCCGAATACGTAAACACGAGACACAATATCGGATTTAAAGTACTAGACTTTTTAGCTAAAAAAGAAAGTCTTTCATTTGAAACCGTAAAATTGGGCGCTTTGGCAGAATATAAATTTAAAGGAAGAACTTTTTTTCTTTTAAAGCCAAACACTTATATGAACCTGAGCGGAAAAGCAGTGAAATATTGGATGGATAAAGAAAATATTCCGTTAGAGAATGTTTTAGTAATTACAGACGATTTAAATCTTTCATTCGGAACAATCCGAATCAAGCCAAAGGGAAGCGACGGAGGTCATAACGGACTTAAAAACATCAATTTGGTTTTAAATACACAAAACTATACTCGTTTTAGATTCGGAATCAGCGATCAATTCAAAAAAGGCCAACAAGTTGATTATGTTTTAGGAGAATGGAACGATGAAGAAAATTCGAAATTGCCTGAAAGATTAGAAATTTCATCTGAAATCATAAAATCTTTTGGAACTGCCGGTTTAGAAAATACAATGACAGCTTTCAACGGAAAGTAA
- the purN gene encoding phosphoribosylglycinamide formyltransferase, which produces MKKIIVFASGSGTNAENIIKYFSNTQIAKVVSVFTNNASAKVIERAKNHQIPVEIFSKNELLERNVLQKIQEIDPDLIVLAGFLLKFPENIIEKYPNKIINIHPALLPNYGGKGMYGMHIHRAIVNNKEKETGISIHYVNENYDEGGIIFQANVALTDEDTPETVAEKIHELEQKHFPEIIHRILEE; this is translated from the coding sequence ATGAAAAAAATTATCGTTTTCGCCTCAGGATCAGGAACTAACGCAGAGAACATTATAAAATATTTTTCGAACACTCAAATTGCAAAGGTCGTTTCGGTCTTTACAAATAATGCTTCGGCAAAAGTGATTGAAAGAGCAAAAAATCATCAAATTCCGGTTGAAATCTTCTCAAAAAACGAACTTTTAGAGCGAAATGTACTACAAAAAATACAAGAAATCGACCCGGATCTGATAGTTCTTGCCGGATTTTTGCTAAAATTCCCTGAAAATATAATCGAGAAATATCCTAATAAAATAATCAACATTCATCCAGCGCTTTTACCTAATTATGGAGGCAAAGGAATGTACGGAATGCACATACACAGAGCTATAGTTAACAATAAGGAAAAAGAAACAGGAATCTCTATTCATTATGTAAATGAAAATTATGATGAAGGCGGTATTATCTTCCAAGCCAATGTAGCATTAACAGACGAAGATACACCGGAAACAGTAGCAGAAAAAATTCATGAATTGGAACAAAAACATTTTCCTGAGATTATTCATAGAATATTAGAAGAATAA
- a CDS encoding PfkB family carbohydrate kinase — MNKLLIVGTVAFDAIETPFGKTDKILGGAATYIGLSASFFNLQSAIVSVVGDDFPQEHLDLLTSKNIDISGIEIVKGGKTFFWSGLYHNDLNSRDTLVTELNVLADFQPKVPQNYKDADVVMLGNLHPLVQSSVLDQMEKKPKLVVLDTMNFWMDCALPELLDVIKRVDVITINDEEARQLSGEYSLVKAAAKIQDMGPKYVVIKKGEHGALLFHNREVFFAPALPLEDVFDPTGAGDTFAGGFSGFIAQSENISFGNMKNAIIYGSNLASFCVEKFGTERMENLSKAEVAIRLQQFKSLTQFDIEI, encoded by the coding sequence ATGAATAAACTATTGATTGTTGGAACAGTTGCTTTCGACGCGATTGAAACTCCTTTCGGAAAAACAGATAAAATTTTAGGTGGTGCTGCAACCTACATCGGATTATCAGCGTCATTTTTTAACTTGCAATCGGCCATTGTTTCTGTAGTTGGCGACGATTTCCCTCAAGAACATTTAGATCTTTTAACTTCAAAAAATATTGATATCTCTGGTATCGAAATTGTAAAAGGAGGAAAGACTTTTTTCTGGAGCGGTTTATACCACAACGATTTAAATTCTAGAGACACTCTTGTAACGGAGTTGAACGTTTTAGCTGATTTTCAGCCAAAAGTTCCTCAAAACTACAAAGATGCTGATGTTGTAATGTTAGGAAACTTACATCCATTGGTTCAAAGTAGTGTTTTAGATCAAATGGAGAAAAAACCAAAATTAGTAGTTTTAGACACTATGAACTTTTGGATGGACTGCGCTCTTCCGGAATTATTAGACGTTATCAAACGTGTAGATGTTATTACAATCAATGACGAAGAAGCAAGACAACTTTCTGGAGAATATTCATTAGTAAAAGCTGCTGCTAAAATCCAAGACATGGGACCAAAATATGTGGTAATCAAAAAAGGAGAACATGGCGCACTTTTATTCCACAACAGAGAAGTTTTCTTTGCACCAGCTTTACCATTAGAAGATGTTTTTGACCCAACAGGAGCAGGAGACACTTTTGCAGGTGGTTTCTCTGGATTTATTGCACAGAGTGAAAACATTTCTTTTGGAAACATGAAAAATGCAATTATTTACGGTTCAAATTTAGCTTCGTTCTGCGTAGAGAAATTTGGAACTGAAAGGATGGAAAATTTAAGCAAAGCCGAAGTAGCGATTCGATTACAACAATTTAAGTCGTTAACTCAGTTTGACATAGAAATATAA
- a CDS encoding RNA polymerase sigma factor, whose protein sequence is MSTLNDQHYIDRILQGETNLFAVLVDRYKDMIFTLSLKMVKNREEAEEAAQDTFIKAFNSLSKFKGDSKFSTWIYKISYNTCLDRLKKNKKEDLNISIDEFSSHLVKTMENALSALEDIERKQAIQKCLKLLPSDDNFLLTLFYFEDQSLEEIGKIMNINANNVKVKLFRSRQKLATILKTQLEPEIVEYYERER, encoded by the coding sequence ATGAGCACTTTAAATGATCAACATTATATCGACAGAATCCTGCAGGGCGAAACAAATTTGTTTGCCGTGCTTGTCGATCGTTATAAGGATATGATTTTTACATTGTCGCTCAAAATGGTCAAAAACCGAGAAGAAGCTGAGGAAGCCGCGCAAGATACTTTTATAAAAGCATTTAATTCGTTGAGCAAGTTTAAAGGCGATTCTAAATTTTCAACCTGGATTTATAAAATATCTTACAATACCTGCTTAGATCGTTTAAAGAAAAACAAAAAAGAAGATTTAAACATTTCCATAGATGAATTTTCATCGCATTTAGTCAAAACCATGGAAAATGCTTTGAGTGCTTTAGAAGACATTGAACGAAAGCAGGCCATTCAAAAATGCTTAAAATTATTACCAAGTGATGATAATTTTTTGTTGACGCTTTTTTATTTTGAAGATCAAAGCTTAGAAGAAATTGGAAAAATCATGAATATAAATGCTAACAATGTCAAAGTGAAATTATTTAGAAGCCGACAAAAATTAGCCACCATTTTAAAAACGCAGTTGGAACCCGAAATAGTAGAATATTATGAAAGAGAGCGATAA
- a CDS encoding DUF6249 domain-containing protein has translation MGPQVLVPLSLFAMIFGIVYLIYSTRNRERLALIEKGVDASIFLKGAEKGAPAWKIFVINSAFLLIGIGIGMYIALFITTYTDMNSDVVYPATIITMSGVGLLVGFNRAKDLDKE, from the coding sequence ATGGGACCACAAGTATTAGTACCTCTTAGCCTTTTTGCAATGATCTTTGGGATCGTTTATCTAATTTATTCAACAAGAAATAGAGAGCGTTTGGCTCTTATAGAAAAAGGTGTTGATGCCAGTATATTTTTAAAAGGAGCTGAAAAAGGAGCTCCAGCTTGGAAAATATTTGTTATAAATTCTGCTTTTCTTTTAATCGGGATTGGTATAGGAATGTATATTGCTCTGTTCATTACAACTTATACTGATATGAATTCAGATGTTGTTTATCCAGCAACAATCATTACAATGTCTGGAGTTGGTTTGCTTGTTGGATTCAATAGAGCCAAAGATTTGGATAAAGAATAA
- a CDS encoding IPExxxVDY family protein: MAIHRLDLDEFDEIDYYLMAIHTSLEDYRLAYFINKILPINLSKSKNEIHAQTKEGEANFSRFYYYDSEKAVSWNLIQNKNEIISVSTNDFQNLFSNETSEVSTTIHLLPEFKKVDFFLKIENSEETLNFSEIQQQLNTIESVAAIYAVDTNKIKSKNNLIF; the protein is encoded by the coding sequence ATGGCTATTCATAGATTGGATTTAGACGAATTTGACGAAATTGATTATTATTTAATGGCAATTCATACTTCATTAGAAGATTATAGATTGGCCTATTTTATCAATAAAATCCTTCCGATAAACTTAAGTAAGAGCAAAAACGAGATTCATGCTCAGACTAAAGAAGGAGAGGCAAATTTTTCTAGATTTTATTATTATGATTCCGAAAAAGCAGTTTCATGGAATTTAATTCAGAATAAAAATGAAATCATTTCAGTGAGTACAAATGATTTCCAGAATTTGTTTTCTAATGAAACAAGCGAGGTTTCAACAACAATTCATTTACTTCCTGAATTCAAAAAAGTAGATTTTTTCCTGAAAATAGAGAATAGCGAGGAAACTCTAAATTTTTCAGAAATTCAACAACAATTAAATACCATAGAGAGTGTTGCGGCTATTTATGCCGTCGATACAAATAAAATAAAATCAAAAAACAATCTAATTTTTTAA